One segment of Patulibacter sp. SYSU D01012 DNA contains the following:
- the xerD gene encoding site-specific tyrosine recombinase XerD: protein MQPPAATAPSRTAGLVLDFLAYLEFERGLSRNTLDAYRSDLAQYAAFLAERGVEPLQATGDDITAFLDGLAAGGTNADGSERRPAAAATIQRKAACLRSFYRHVRREGLLEADPTTDVRGPRKREQLPKVLTRAEVAKLLAMPGRDGHVDPIVLRDRAILELMYACGLRASEATGLDVGDVDLQDAMLRARGKGSKERMVPIGRRAIDAVTRYVRDARGELVGGGVERALFVNARGGRLSRQGLYKIVQRHAKSAGLEDRMSPHTLRHSFATHLLAGGCDLRTLQEMLGHADIATTQMYTHLSAQRLQDVYRDAHPRARHA, encoded by the coding sequence ATGCAGCCACCCGCCGCGACCGCTCCGTCCCGCACCGCCGGGCTCGTCCTCGACTTCCTGGCGTACCTGGAGTTCGAGCGCGGCCTGTCCCGCAACACCCTCGACGCGTACCGCTCGGACCTGGCGCAGTACGCCGCCTTCCTCGCCGAGCGGGGCGTCGAGCCGCTGCAGGCGACCGGCGACGACATCACGGCGTTCCTCGACGGCCTGGCGGCCGGCGGCACGAACGCCGACGGCTCGGAGCGCCGGCCCGCGGCCGCGGCGACGATCCAGCGCAAGGCGGCGTGCCTGCGCAGCTTCTACCGCCACGTGCGCCGCGAGGGGCTGCTCGAGGCCGACCCGACCACCGACGTGCGCGGCCCGCGCAAGCGCGAGCAGCTGCCGAAGGTCCTGACGCGGGCCGAGGTCGCCAAGCTGCTGGCGATGCCCGGCCGCGACGGTCACGTCGACCCGATCGTGCTGCGGGACCGCGCGATCCTCGAGCTCATGTACGCCTGCGGCCTGCGCGCGAGCGAGGCGACGGGCCTGGACGTCGGCGACGTCGACCTGCAGGACGCCATGCTCCGCGCCCGCGGCAAGGGCAGCAAGGAGCGCATGGTGCCGATCGGCCGCCGGGCGATCGACGCGGTCACCCGCTACGTCCGCGACGCCCGCGGCGAGCTCGTCGGCGGCGGCGTGGAGCGCGCGCTGTTCGTCAACGCCCGCGGCGGCCGCCTGAGCCGGCAGGGCCTGTACAAGATCGTCCAGCGCCACGCGAAGAGCGCCGGGCTCGAGGACCGGATGAGCCCGCACACGCTGCGGCACTCCTTCGCGACCCACCTGCTCGCGGGCGGCTGCGACCTGCGTACGCTGCAGGAGATGCTCGGCCACGCGGACATCGCCACGACGCAGATGTACACGCACCTGTCGGCGCAGCGGCTGCAGGACGTCTACCGCGACGCGCACCCCCGCGCGCGCCACGCCTAG